A stretch of the Tardiphaga sp. 709 genome encodes the following:
- a CDS encoding VOC family protein: protein MRDGSYIAFFDLGDNIAADPSPNTPAWVNHLALEVASESELRAAKKRLEAEGVEILGVTDHHIIKSIYFFDPNGIRLELTTRIASEEEMAAAEKHAHAALAEWTTEKAGRIHA from the coding sequence ATGCGCGATGGCTCCTACATCGCCTTCTTCGATCTCGGTGACAACATTGCAGCCGATCCGTCGCCAAACACTCCTGCATGGGTGAATCATCTTGCCCTGGAAGTTGCCAGTGAAAGCGAACTTCGCGCGGCCAAAAAACGGCTGGAAGCCGAGGGCGTCGAGATCCTCGGCGTGACCGACCATCACATCATCAAATCGATCTACTTCTTCGATCCGAACGGGATTCGATTGGAGCTCACGACACGGATCGCCTCCGAAGAAGAAATGGCGGCCGCAGAAAAACATGCCCATGCAGCCTTGGCCGAATGGACGACGGAAAAAGCAGGGCGGATCCATGCCTGA
- a CDS encoding alpha/beta hydrolase: MESQSGLQMQSPRIYGAYEEPSPRTGKTACVVMHPTSNFHGHYLITPLAKRGICCLGLNSRYVGNDTTLLMERVIQDLGAGVNFLRRQGYERVVLIGNSGGGALVSFYQAQAEKLTVTQAPDGTPVAIGPDDLPPADGIILSAAHLGRSRLLVEWIDPAVIDETDPIATDPDLDVFDPSNGPPFDPEWINRFRAAQRERRDRIEAWVWQRLRQLRKSGPARDMAFVIHRTQADPRLLDLSLDANDRPVGSIWGSAREVNYASNAMGRFTSLSAFLSQWASCSQADGPTNLARTSIPVLLFEHSADASTFPSTRGAWLAAAGSRARVHRLPGANHYLAGQPALIEETADVIAEWIARL, translated from the coding sequence ATGGAAAGCCAGTCCGGCCTGCAGATGCAGTCGCCTCGCATCTATGGCGCCTATGAAGAGCCCTCGCCGCGGACCGGCAAGACCGCCTGCGTAGTCATGCATCCCACGAGCAACTTCCATGGCCACTACCTCATCACGCCGTTGGCAAAGCGCGGCATCTGCTGTCTTGGTCTGAACAGCCGGTATGTGGGCAACGACACGACGTTGCTGATGGAGCGAGTCATCCAGGACCTTGGTGCCGGCGTCAATTTTCTGCGCCGCCAGGGCTACGAGCGTGTCGTGCTGATCGGAAATTCAGGCGGCGGTGCGCTTGTGTCGTTCTATCAGGCGCAGGCAGAGAAACTTACGGTAACGCAGGCGCCTGATGGCACCCCTGTCGCCATCGGTCCCGACGACCTACCTCCAGCAGACGGAATCATCCTCAGCGCCGCGCATCTCGGCCGCTCGCGTCTTCTGGTAGAGTGGATCGATCCCGCCGTCATCGATGAAACGGATCCGATTGCCACCGACCCCGATCTTGACGTCTTCGATCCATCCAATGGACCGCCTTTCGATCCTGAGTGGATCAACCGATTTCGGGCCGCGCAGCGCGAACGCCGCGACCGGATCGAAGCCTGGGTATGGCAGAGACTTCGGCAGCTACGCAAATCCGGTCCGGCGCGGGACATGGCATTCGTGATCCATCGGACGCAAGCCGACCCACGCCTTCTGGATCTGTCCTTGGATGCCAACGATCGACCCGTCGGCAGCATTTGGGGGAGCGCCCGCGAGGTGAACTATGCATCCAACGCCATGGGCCGATTCACCTCGCTATCGGCGTTCCTCAGTCAGTGGGCATCTTGCAGTCAAGCCGATGGACCGACGAACCTCGCTCGCACTTCCATACCGGTGCTGCTTTTCGAACATTCAGCCGACGCATCCACATTCCCATCGACACGGGGCGCATGGCTGGCGGCCGCAGGCTCTCGCGCACGTGTGCATCGGCTTCCCGGTGCCAATCATTACCTGGCTGGCCAGCCAGCATTGATCGAGGAAACAGCCGACGTAATAGCAGAATGGATTGCGCGCCTCTGA
- a CDS encoding MFS transporter, producing MTNAKAGTELDSIYDKAAWRILPFLFISFIVAFLDRINIGFAQLQMKGDIGFNDAVYGLGAGIFFLGYFAFEVPSNLLLNRIGARLTFMRIMICWGLVSAGMAFVTAPWQLYVMRFLLGAFEAGFFPGIILYLTFWFPTERRAGVVSWIFVAVALAGVIGGVLSGTIMTYFAGFGGLSGWQWMFILEGLPAVFLGVLAFFVVDDGPRSAKWLTDREKSLLMTALAEDESRNQNDVSHSLKDAFKSPKVYILAAVYFMLVCGTMAIAFWLPALIKGVSSSSVLEVGMLSSIPYGIGAIAIVLISKSSDARGERRTHYLFCAVGGALSLLALPSAAGHLVAVVCLLCVAVGLTFSALPIFWSVPQNYLSGRAAVGGIALISSLGQLGSFFSPAIIGWVKHTTGQLDSGLYALGALLLISGLTMFIAIAPRATSTQSTDEKTVSA from the coding sequence ATGACGAACGCAAAAGCGGGTACTGAACTCGATTCTATTTACGATAAGGCAGCATGGCGGATACTGCCGTTCCTTTTCATCTCTTTCATCGTCGCGTTTCTCGATCGAATAAACATCGGATTCGCGCAGCTGCAAATGAAAGGAGATATCGGTTTTAACGACGCCGTCTACGGCCTCGGCGCCGGCATCTTTTTCCTCGGATACTTTGCCTTTGAGGTTCCAAGCAATCTACTCCTGAACCGCATCGGTGCCCGACTAACCTTCATGCGTATCATGATATGCTGGGGCCTTGTTTCCGCCGGAATGGCTTTCGTCACCGCTCCCTGGCAACTCTATGTCATGCGCTTTTTGCTTGGAGCGTTCGAAGCAGGCTTTTTCCCCGGGATTATCTTGTACCTCACATTCTGGTTCCCGACAGAACGGCGTGCCGGCGTTGTGTCGTGGATCTTCGTCGCCGTGGCTCTGGCTGGCGTGATCGGAGGCGTTTTGTCAGGAACGATCATGACCTACTTTGCAGGCTTCGGAGGTTTATCCGGATGGCAATGGATGTTCATTCTCGAAGGCTTGCCTGCAGTCTTCTTGGGTGTCTTGGCGTTCTTCGTCGTCGATGACGGCCCGCGCTCCGCAAAATGGCTGACCGATCGGGAAAAGTCTCTCCTTATGACAGCTTTGGCTGAAGACGAAAGTCGCAACCAGAACGACGTTTCACATTCCCTGAAAGACGCTTTCAAATCTCCTAAAGTCTATATTCTTGCCGCTGTCTATTTCATGCTCGTATGCGGAACGATGGCAATCGCGTTCTGGCTACCGGCACTCATCAAAGGTGTGAGCAGCTCGAGTGTCCTGGAAGTCGGGATGCTCTCGTCGATCCCATATGGCATCGGAGCAATAGCTATCGTGCTCATCTCGAAGAGTTCGGACGCTCGAGGCGAGCGTCGAACCCACTATCTCTTCTGTGCCGTGGGAGGCGCCCTCTCGTTGTTGGCGCTCCCAAGTGCCGCCGGACACTTGGTGGCTGTCGTTTGCCTGTTGTGTGTTGCAGTCGGCCTGACGTTCTCGGCGTTGCCGATCTTCTGGTCCGTCCCACAAAATTATCTTTCTGGTAGAGCAGCAGTTGGTGGCATCGCGCTGATCAGCAGCCTTGGCCAATTGGGAAGTTTCTTCAGTCCCGCAATCATAGGTTGGGTCAAGCATACGACGGGACAATTGGACAGCGGTCTTTACGCTCTCGGGGCGCTGCTTCTGATAAGCGGACTGACAATGTTCATCGCCATCGCCCCGCGCGCCACGTCAACGCAGTCTACCGATGAAAAGACTGTTTCAGCATGA
- a CDS encoding LuxR family transcriptional regulator, whose protein sequence is MHRIFQNFIDCLSSATNSDALRDAMSQAAAGLDLSCFAYLSMPEKAGGPPELISNYPAAWTTHYLQSHYERFDPVINRALGHPEPFEWGLGFGSLALSNSQELFEEAARFGIRCGFTIPIHNDSGLVAAVTFAAGERRPQFERIISEHARVLQLMAMYFHAHARRGTGSNRLTTGAALSPREAECLEWAAQGKSAWEIGTILGLSRHTVATYLENAKTKLGVRTIVQAVARVTASKSFGQRPIH, encoded by the coding sequence ATGCATCGGATATTTCAGAATTTTATTGATTGCCTTTCGAGCGCAACGAACTCAGATGCCCTTCGCGATGCCATGTCGCAGGCGGCAGCCGGGCTCGATCTGTCTTGCTTCGCGTACCTCTCCATGCCGGAAAAAGCAGGAGGCCCGCCAGAGCTGATCTCAAATTATCCAGCAGCTTGGACGACCCATTATTTGCAGAGCCACTACGAGCGCTTTGACCCCGTGATTAATCGGGCGCTCGGCCATCCCGAACCTTTCGAATGGGGGCTCGGATTCGGCTCATTGGCGCTATCAAATTCTCAAGAGTTGTTTGAGGAGGCCGCGAGGTTCGGCATTCGCTGCGGTTTCACGATTCCGATTCACAACGACAGCGGCCTGGTTGCAGCGGTGACATTTGCGGCAGGCGAGCGACGACCGCAATTCGAACGGATCATCAGTGAACACGCACGTGTATTGCAGCTCATGGCAATGTATTTTCACGCGCACGCCCGGCGGGGGACGGGCAGCAATCGGCTCACCACTGGCGCGGCGCTGTCACCACGCGAAGCTGAATGTCTAGAATGGGCTGCTCAAGGTAAATCCGCTTGGGAGATCGGCACTATTCTCGGCCTTTCGCGGCACACGGTCGCCACTTATCTTGAAAATGCAAAAACCAAACTTGGTGTACGGACGATCGTGCAGGCCGTGGCCCGCGTCACGGCATCCAAATCGTTTGGACAACGACCCATTCACTGA
- a CDS encoding acyl-homoserine-lactone synthase: MMQLITADHYSSFIETVTEMHRLRYRVFKKRLDWDVQFSNDMEIDEFDALHPAYLIQRARDNRVQGCVRLLPSTGPTMLRDTFPVLLDGACSPASPTVWESSRFALDVAADAPKGAHGLAIATYELFAGMIEFGLSRQLTEIVTVTDARMERILRRAGWPLRRIGKPRPLGSTVAVAGYLEVSSQALARVHAAGGLQGPVLWAPVAFMAA; the protein is encoded by the coding sequence ATGATGCAACTCATCACAGCTGATCACTACAGTAGCTTTATCGAAACAGTTACGGAAATGCATCGTCTGCGGTACCGCGTATTTAAGAAGCGGCTCGATTGGGACGTCCAATTCAGTAACGATATGGAAATTGACGAATTCGACGCGCTTCACCCCGCCTATTTGATCCAGCGAGCACGCGACAATCGCGTGCAAGGCTGTGTACGTCTACTTCCTTCGACCGGCCCTACCATGCTTCGCGATACTTTTCCCGTTCTCTTGGACGGAGCGTGCTCTCCTGCTAGCCCTACTGTCTGGGAAAGCAGCCGCTTTGCGCTCGATGTTGCAGCCGACGCGCCCAAGGGCGCTCACGGCTTGGCAATCGCGACCTATGAACTGTTCGCGGGCATGATCGAGTTCGGCCTGTCGCGACAGCTCACCGAGATCGTCACCGTTACCGATGCCCGGATGGAGCGGATCCTGCGCCGCGCAGGGTGGCCCTTGCGGCGGATAGGTAAACCTCGCCCGCTCGGCAGCACCGTAGCGGTCGCCGGCTATCTCGAGGTTTCGTCGCAGGCCTTGGCACGCGTGCATGCCGCCGGGGGGCTGCAGGGACCGGTGCTGTGGGCCCCGGTCGCGTTTATGGCTGCCTGA
- a CDS encoding LysR family transcriptional regulator produces the protein MANDMRRSRALPPTVDLQQLRFAVAAADAGSFRQAADTLRLRQSQLSRSVRQLEHSIGGVVFERWSGGVKPTPGGHEFLRTARAILEQVDALVASAQTTKRGKAGRLAVGFCTSLSTGNLRAALLDFKVHFPQIELAAVERSRARLATALRNGTLDILIVTGATPLLDCQTLQLWNERILAALPEGHPLTTRDVVLWTDLRNQKVLLSQYDPGHELEDVLISKLPLLGDRPQIEHHDVSRSIIKSLVSMGLGVSLVMESDIGASTAGSVYRELRDGIRPSFLSFSAHWRGDNDNPALLGFLKLLAERYPSPATGK, from the coding sequence ATGGCGAACGATATGCGGAGATCTCGCGCTCTACCGCCGACCGTCGATCTACAGCAGCTGCGATTTGCCGTGGCCGCGGCGGATGCTGGTAGCTTTCGGCAAGCTGCGGATACACTGCGGCTTCGTCAATCGCAGCTGAGCCGATCTGTCCGCCAGCTTGAGCATTCGATTGGGGGCGTCGTGTTCGAGCGATGGAGCGGTGGCGTGAAGCCAACACCCGGCGGCCACGAATTTCTCCGAACGGCGCGAGCAATCTTGGAGCAAGTAGATGCGCTCGTGGCGAGCGCTCAAACGACTAAGCGCGGAAAAGCCGGCAGACTAGCGGTAGGCTTCTGCACGTCCCTTTCGACAGGGAACCTGCGGGCCGCGCTGCTCGATTTCAAGGTGCACTTTCCGCAAATCGAACTCGCGGCCGTCGAACGATCGCGAGCGCGCCTGGCGACTGCGCTGCGAAACGGAACACTCGATATCCTCATCGTGACCGGCGCTACGCCTCTCTTAGACTGTCAGACGCTTCAGCTCTGGAACGAACGCATCCTGGCCGCTTTGCCAGAGGGCCATCCCTTAACGACGCGTGACGTCGTTTTGTGGACCGACCTTCGGAATCAAAAAGTTCTGCTGAGCCAATATGACCCCGGACACGAACTCGAGGATGTCCTGATTTCCAAGCTCCCTTTGCTTGGGGATAGGCCTCAAATAGAGCACCACGACGTCAGTCGGAGCATCATCAAGAGCCTAGTCAGTATGGGACTCGGCGTCAGCCTGGTGATGGAATCAGATATCGGCGCCAGCACTGCCGGTTCAGTTTATCGCGAATTGCGCGACGGAATACGACCGAGCTTCCTAAGCTTCTCGGCACATTGGCGAGGTGACAACGATAACCCCGCTCTTCTTGGCTTCCTAAAACTATTAGCCGAGCGCTACCCGTCGCCAGCGACTGGTAAGTGA
- a CDS encoding DUF2274 domain-containing protein, with protein sequence MAKLKIGALPNDKPVKVTVELPAAVHRDLVAYAGALARETGQPVGDPSKLIAPMLMRFMATDRGFAKSRRAAHLPVAGDG encoded by the coding sequence ATGGCCAAGCTTAAGATCGGGGCGCTTCCAAATGACAAGCCCGTCAAGGTCACTGTTGAATTGCCGGCCGCCGTGCATCGAGATCTCGTCGCCTATGCGGGAGCCCTCGCACGTGAAACCGGCCAGCCGGTCGGTGATCCATCAAAGCTGATCGCGCCCATGCTGATGCGCTTTATGGCGACGGATCGGGGATTTGCGAAATCGCGACGCGCGGCTCACTTACCAGTCGCTGGCGACGGGTAG
- a CDS encoding TrbI/VirB10 family protein — MSTLRNEDINEQPGEPNRSEELAHGFRLRADHHRVTRLSRKVLAGGTAVALVLVGGAVVWALQNNRSRGPANDELYSTDHHNVADGLAGLPRDYAGVPRQVPSLGPPLPGDLGRPILAAQGQPATTTTGFDQEQQRRDQEIEAARVSRLFASTNVRETTPAAAQASNVDRTSPSSMPGTDDGFAQNGQDRKLAFVNASVDHRTTSPDRVTKPASPYVVQAGTVIPGALITGIRSDLPGQITAQVTENVYDTPSGRLLLIPQGARLIGIYDSQIAFGQSRVLLVWTRLIMPNGRSIVLERQPGADLGGYAGLEDEVDNHWGALFKAALLSTLLAVGSEAGAGSDTGNNGDIIQALRRGSSDSLNQTGQKIVQRNLNIQPTLTIRPGFPVRVIVNRDLVLEPYRG; from the coding sequence ATGAGCACCCTTCGGAACGAAGACATCAACGAGCAGCCCGGCGAGCCGAACAGGTCGGAAGAATTGGCGCACGGGTTCCGGTTAAGGGCAGATCATCACCGCGTCACTCGGCTGTCCCGTAAAGTCCTGGCGGGAGGGACCGCCGTTGCATTGGTTCTTGTTGGGGGGGCCGTGGTTTGGGCTCTCCAAAACAACCGCTCCCGCGGGCCCGCAAATGACGAACTCTACAGCACCGATCATCATAACGTCGCTGATGGCCTCGCCGGTTTGCCGCGGGACTATGCTGGCGTTCCGCGTCAGGTGCCCTCGCTGGGCCCACCGCTTCCTGGTGATCTCGGCCGACCAATCCTTGCCGCTCAGGGGCAGCCGGCAACCACAACTACGGGGTTCGATCAGGAGCAGCAGCGCCGTGACCAGGAGATCGAAGCCGCGCGCGTGAGCCGTTTGTTCGCCTCCACCAATGTTCGCGAGACGACGCCCGCCGCGGCCCAGGCCTCAAACGTGGACCGAACCTCTCCATCGTCCATGCCGGGAACTGACGACGGCTTTGCGCAGAACGGGCAGGATCGAAAACTCGCCTTCGTCAATGCATCGGTCGATCACCGTACCACAAGTCCGGATCGCGTCACGAAACCAGCTTCGCCGTATGTGGTGCAGGCAGGGACGGTTATTCCTGGGGCTCTCATCACCGGAATCCGCTCAGATCTGCCCGGACAGATCACCGCGCAGGTGACTGAGAACGTTTATGACACACCCTCTGGTCGTTTACTGCTAATCCCGCAGGGAGCTCGTTTGATCGGAATCTATGACAGCCAGATCGCATTCGGTCAGTCACGCGTGCTGCTGGTCTGGACACGCTTGATCATGCCGAACGGCCGTTCGATCGTGCTCGAACGCCAGCCAGGCGCGGATTTAGGCGGCTATGCTGGTCTGGAGGACGAAGTCGACAATCATTGGGGCGCGCTCTTCAAGGCGGCACTCCTGTCTACGTTACTCGCTGTCGGCAGCGAAGCGGGAGCCGGCTCCGACACCGGCAACAATGGTGACATCATCCAGGCCCTTCGCCGCGGATCGAGCGATAGCTTAAATCAGACAGGTCAGAAGATCGTTCAACGCAATCTCAACATTCAGCCAACACTAACGATCAGGCCCGGTTTCCCGGTTCGCGTGATCGTCAATCGCGACCTCGTACTTGAGCCTTACAGAGGGTGA
- the trbG gene encoding P-type conjugative transfer protein TrbG, with the protein MRKAILPALLLCASTLGGCSTFTPPEISYDSDVPPLPPPPLPADDKPRPLHVPPLWKPTIGGKSGTKEETEPVSRVETANSAARVEPRKKGYFNAAQVYAYSPGALYQVYAAPGQITDIALEEGEQLTGSGPVAAGDTVRWVVGDTESGNGETRRVHILVKPTRASIETNLVVNTDRRTYLIELRAREKPYMPSVAWYYPEERSGRMRSVPLTPVLPDPTQRRFRYVIEGDGPPWRPLAAYDDGRKVYIEFPQGIVQGEMPPLFVIGHDGKTEIVNYRAYGNVLIVDRLFAAAELRLGGEHQQKVRIVRTDGRSSS; encoded by the coding sequence CTGCGAAAGGCGATACTTCCAGCACTGCTGCTGTGCGCTTCGACCTTGGGTGGTTGCTCAACTTTCACGCCGCCCGAGATCAGCTACGACAGTGACGTTCCGCCATTGCCTCCGCCACCCCTACCTGCCGACGACAAGCCGCGGCCGCTTCATGTTCCGCCACTGTGGAAACCGACCATTGGCGGTAAATCCGGTACTAAGGAGGAAACCGAGCCGGTAAGCCGGGTCGAGACGGCGAACAGCGCGGCTCGGGTCGAGCCGCGCAAGAAGGGATACTTTAACGCCGCACAGGTCTACGCCTACAGTCCGGGTGCGCTGTACCAGGTTTATGCCGCGCCCGGACAAATCACCGATATCGCGCTCGAGGAAGGTGAACAACTCACGGGATCGGGTCCGGTCGCGGCGGGCGACACCGTTCGTTGGGTGGTCGGCGATACCGAGAGTGGCAACGGAGAAACTCGCCGCGTCCATATCCTGGTGAAGCCGACGCGCGCGTCGATCGAAACCAATCTTGTCGTCAACACCGATCGGCGCACCTACCTGATCGAGCTACGCGCCCGCGAAAAGCCCTACATGCCTTCGGTCGCCTGGTACTATCCGGAGGAGCGGTCGGGCAGGATGCGATCCGTGCCCTTGACGCCGGTGCTACCCGATCCGACGCAGCGTCGCTTCCGCTATGTCATTGAGGGCGATGGTCCGCCCTGGCGGCCGCTCGCGGCCTATGACGATGGACGCAAGGTCTACATCGAGTTCCCGCAGGGCATCGTTCAAGGTGAGATGCCGCCTCTCTTCGTTATTGGCCATGACGGCAAGACGGAGATCGTGAATTACCGCGCCTACGGCAACGTCCTCATTGTCGACCGGCTCTTTGCTGCCGCGGAGTTGCGGCTCGGTGGCGAGCACCAGCAGAAAGTCCGGATTGTCCGGACCGATGGGAGGTCGTCGTCATGA
- the trbF gene encoding conjugal transfer protein TrbF: MFKRPSVHYGRTPEPVTPYQKAAQVWDDRIGSARVQAKNWRLMAFGCLALSTGLAGSLVWQSTQGTITPWVVEVDRLGQAQRVAPANTDYQPTDPQIAYHLARFIEDVRGLPADAIVLRQNWLRAYDFTTDRGAAALNDYARTNDPFARLGKVQVSVEVSSVIRASTESFRVAWVQRAYDNGSLSSTERWTAILSVVIETPRDADRLRKNPLGVYVHAINWSKELGQ; the protein is encoded by the coding sequence ATGTTTAAACGTCCATCCGTTCACTACGGTCGCACGCCCGAGCCGGTCACACCCTATCAAAAGGCAGCGCAGGTCTGGGACGATCGTATCGGGTCAGCCCGTGTGCAGGCAAAGAACTGGCGATTGATGGCATTCGGATGCCTCGCGCTGTCAACGGGTCTCGCCGGCAGCCTTGTCTGGCAGTCGACCCAAGGCACGATCACGCCCTGGGTGGTCGAGGTCGATCGTCTTGGCCAGGCCCAGCGGGTGGCACCGGCCAACACAGACTACCAGCCGACTGACCCGCAGATCGCCTACCACCTCGCGCGATTCATTGAGGATGTCCGGGGCCTGCCGGCTGACGCCATCGTGCTGCGTCAGAATTGGCTGCGCGCCTACGACTTCACGACCGATCGCGGTGCCGCCGCTCTCAATGACTACGCCCGAACCAACGATCCCTTTGCCAGGCTCGGCAAGGTGCAGGTGTCGGTCGAGGTATCCAGTGTTATTCGCGCGTCGACAGAGAGTTTTCGGGTGGCTTGGGTTCAGCGCGCCTACGACAACGGGTCTTTGAGTTCAACTGAGCGCTGGACAGCCATTCTCAGCGTGGTGATCGAGACGCCGCGCGATGCCGATCGGCTGCGCAAGAATCCCTTGGGCGTCTACGTCCACGCGATCAACTGGTCGAAGGAGCTTGGGCAGTGA
- the trbL gene encoding P-type conjugative transfer protein TrbL, which yields MTGTGVIDQFLDTFTRYIDSGFGLLGSEVGFLATTLAAIDITLAALFWSWGTDDDLIARLVKKTLFVGVFAYLIGNWNNLARIVFESFAGLGLKASGTGLSSADFLRPGRIAQVGLDAGRPILDAISGLMGYISFFENFVQIVVLLFAWVVVLLAFFILAIQLFVTLIEFKLTTLAGFVLIPFGLFGKTAFAAERVLGNVVSSGIKVLVLAVIVGIGSTLFSQFTSGFNGGQPTIEDVMALVLAALSLLGLGIFGPGIANGLVSGGPQLGAGAAVGTGLAAGGIVAAGAGLAAGGAGLAGGALAGAARGGAALTSGASAAYRSGGLSGVANAGLSAAASPLRRAAATLSNSAQSAGQEPTTAGAGAETGKAAPDGPPDWARRMKRAQTVSHGASAVTHAVRSGDHGGGGASIDLSEGNR from the coding sequence ATGACGGGCACCGGTGTAATCGATCAATTCCTTGATACCTTTACCCGCTATATCGATTCCGGGTTTGGCCTTTTGGGCAGCGAAGTCGGCTTTCTTGCGACGACGCTGGCTGCCATCGACATTACCCTTGCGGCTTTATTCTGGAGCTGGGGAACCGATGACGATCTGATCGCGCGGCTCGTCAAAAAGACGCTGTTCGTCGGCGTCTTCGCTTACCTGATCGGCAACTGGAATAATCTCGCCCGTATCGTATTCGAGAGCTTTGCCGGTCTCGGGCTGAAGGCTTCGGGTACAGGTCTGTCATCCGCGGATTTCCTGCGGCCGGGTCGAATCGCCCAGGTTGGCCTCGATGCCGGCCGGCCGATCCTCGACGCGATCTCCGGCCTGATGGGGTACATCAGCTTCTTCGAAAATTTCGTCCAGATCGTCGTCCTGCTGTTCGCCTGGGTCGTTGTGCTGCTCGCCTTCTTCATCTTGGCAATCCAGCTGTTCGTGACTCTCATTGAGTTCAAGCTGACAACACTCGCCGGCTTCGTGCTGATCCCCTTTGGTCTATTCGGCAAGACCGCATTTGCGGCTGAGCGTGTACTCGGTAACGTCGTCTCGTCGGGCATCAAAGTCCTGGTTCTTGCCGTCATTGTTGGGATCGGCTCGACACTATTCTCTCAGTTCACGTCAGGGTTCAACGGCGGACAGCCGACCATCGAAGACGTTATGGCGCTGGTGCTGGCGGCATTGTCGCTACTCGGTCTCGGCATTTTCGGTCCTGGGATCGCTAACGGCCTGGTCTCCGGCGGACCTCAACTCGGGGCAGGAGCTGCGGTCGGGACCGGACTTGCTGCGGGCGGCATTGTTGCAGCAGGCGCGGGTCTGGCTGCAGGCGGTGCCGGTCTTGCTGGTGGAGCGCTGGCGGGAGCCGCGCGGGGCGGCGCCGCGCTCACAAGCGGTGCGTCCGCGGCTTATCGCAGTGGTGGCCTCAGCGGTGTCGCCAATGCCGGGCTCTCGGCAGCGGCAAGCCCGCTGCGTCGGGCCGCGGCAACTCTCAGTAACAGCGCTCAATCCGCTGGGCAGGAGCCAACCACAGCGGGCGCCGGGGCCGAGACCGGGAAGGCCGCGCCGGATGGTCCGCCCGATTGGGCGCGGCGCATGAAGCGTGCCCAGACCGTCAGCCATGGCGCATCAGCCGTCACTCATGCCGTTCGCTCGGGCGACCATGGCGGAGGCGGTGCATCGATCGATCTCTCTGAAGGAAACCGCTGA
- the trbK-alt gene encoding putative entry exclusion protein TrbK-alt: protein MSALSRFKRLPVVAAAASLMSVMAACAIQLRGDGNEAASNSAGPQTTGTLAPSLARCRTVKPEQTATYDYCRRIWAENRRRFFGRKGSATAPAGSDALSSQPSELPPKDQSRMPQGYPSVALPESE from the coding sequence ATGAGCGCGTTGAGCAGGTTCAAACGACTGCCAGTTGTCGCGGCAGCCGCATCCCTGATGTCGGTGATGGCGGCATGCGCCATCCAACTCCGCGGTGATGGCAATGAGGCGGCGTCGAATTCAGCGGGTCCACAGACCACGGGCACGCTCGCCCCCAGCCTCGCGCGCTGCCGAACGGTTAAGCCGGAGCAAACGGCAACCTACGATTACTGTCGCCGAATCTGGGCTGAGAACCGACGTCGTTTTTTCGGTCGGAAGGGAAGTGCGACGGCTCCCGCAGGCAGTGATGCGCTCTCCAGCCAGCCATCTGAGTTGCCGCCAAAGGATCAGAGCCGGATGCCGCAAGGCTATCCGTCGGTTGCCCTCCCAGAGAGCGAGTAA
- the trbJ gene encoding P-type conjugative transfer protein TrbJ has translation MRRLCLSAAAGAVALSLAAVSPASAQWVVFDPNNYAQNVLTAARELQQINNQITSLQNQAQSLINQAKNLANLPYSSLQQLQSSIQRTQQLLAQAQRIAYDVQQIDRAFSTNYAPATSSQSNQALVTNAQSRWQNSVAALQDALRVQAGVVGNLDTNRTQTSALVTSSQGASGALQATQAGNQILALQAQQLGDLTATVAAQGRAQNLEAAQRAAAQDQGREQLRRFLTPGQGYQSSNVQIFH, from the coding sequence ATGAGACGTCTTTGCTTATCTGCTGCGGCGGGTGCTGTCGCGTTGTCGCTTGCTGCTGTGTCGCCGGCATCTGCGCAGTGGGTCGTCTTCGATCCCAACAACTACGCCCAGAATGTCCTGACGGCGGCGCGCGAGCTGCAGCAGATCAACAACCAGATCACGTCGCTGCAAAACCAGGCGCAGTCACTGATCAATCAGGCGAAGAATCTGGCGAACCTGCCATACTCGTCGCTGCAGCAACTCCAATCGTCGATCCAACGTACCCAGCAGCTGCTCGCTCAGGCCCAGCGCATTGCCTATGATGTACAACAGATCGACCGCGCATTCTCGACCAATTATGCGCCGGCGACGAGCAGCCAATCCAATCAAGCGCTCGTCACCAACGCGCAATCGCGTTGGCAGAACTCGGTGGCTGCGCTGCAGGACGCGTTGCGTGTACAGGCCGGTGTTGTCGGCAACCTCGACACCAATCGCACCCAGACGTCGGCGCTCGTAACATCGAGCCAGGGCGCAAGCGGCGCCCTGCAGGCGACACAGGCCGGCAACCAGATCCTTGCGCTTCAGGCTCAGCAACTCGGCGATCTCACGGCGACCGTAGCCGCCCAGGGCAGGGCGCAGAACCTTGAAGCGGCTCAACGCGCGGCGGCGCAGGATCAGGGCCGCGAGCAGCTGCGGCGGTTTTTGACCCCCGGCCAAGGCTATCAATCCTCAAACGTGCAGATCTTTCATTGA